The following are from one region of the Megachile rotundata isolate GNS110a chromosome 15, iyMegRotu1, whole genome shotgun sequence genome:
- the Nse1 gene encoding SMC5-SMC6 complex component Non-SMC element 1, translated as MVYGQKHKILLQTFMHEGLLDENKAKDLVIQLFGNDNVSVIVNQINEQLQVLNMLIKKVQCEITSQVYWVVISTVLDEVTRFQTEFSKAQLALLRHVFSEIITSNNRCIQSTVCLNLCSSADVKLSKTEAEEFLGDIVTRKWLVYKDGFYFIGPRSITELMPYFRATYEDNLSTCCLCKQVIFYGKKCGNCESLLHLFCLQRYAMIHNPMKCPTCNIVLPDDE; from the exons ATGGTTTATGGTCAAAAACATAAGATACTCCTTCAAACTTTTATGCATGAAGGTCTTTTAGACGAAAATAAAGCAAAAGATTTGGTTATTCAATTATTTG gtAATGATAATGTGTCGGTAATAGTAAatcaaataaatgaacaattacaggttttaaatatgttaattaaaaaagtacAATGTGAAATTACAAGTCAAGTTTATTGGGTTGTAATAAGTACTGTGCTTGATGAAGTAACTAG ATTCCAGACTGAATTTTCAAAAGCACAATTGGCATTACTCAGACATGTGTTTTCTGAAATTATAACATCAAATAATAGATGTATACAAAGTACCGTATGTTTAAACTTATGTTCTTCTGCAGatgtaaaattatcaaaaacaGAAGCTGAAGAATTTTTAGGTGACATAGTTACAAGAAAATGGTTGGTTTATAAg GATGGGTTCTATTTTATAGGTCCAAGAAGTATAACAGAATTAATGCCATATTTTAGAGCTACTTATGAAGATAATTTAAGTACTTGTTGCCTTTGTAAACaagttattttttat GGGAAAAAGTGTGGTAATTGTGAGagtttactacacttattttgCTTACAAAGATATGCTATGATACACAACCCAATGAAATGTCCTACTTGTAATATTGTTCTTCCAGATgatgaataa
- the CaMKI gene encoding calcium/calmodulin-dependent protein kinase I isoform X1, translating into MPLFGKKDSNKKIKKDGKDDKSPSVEDKYVLKELLGTGAFSEVRLAESKEKPGQMFAVKIIDKKALKGKEDSLENEIRVLRRLTHPNIVQLLETFEDKHKVYLVMELVTGGELFDRIVEKGSYTEKDASGLIRQVLEAVDYMHDQGVVHRDLKPENLLYYSPDEDSKIMISDFGLSKMEDSGIMATACGTPGYVAPEVLAQKPYGKAVDVWSIGVISYILLCGYPPFYDENDVNLFAQILKGEFEFDSPYWDDISDSAKDFIHKLMCVNVEERFTCKQALAHPWISGNAASNKNIHGSVGKSSSSLMVAASLPRSHGHTSNATTGAQQRPAAAGPRINRPLQRQPYAIPRSIAIQPQSSTQISGASDQSQLKQTCEPPMPVSSLVASNPPPIPISPNSPLYLRNKRFKLWGSTHTALSTLFQTNVSYLRKQRKYKKS; encoded by the exons ATGCCGCTCTTCGGTAAAAAAGATTCGAATAAGAAGATCAAAAAGGATGGGAAAGATGATAAATCACCGTCTGTCGAGGATAAATACGTCCTCAAGGAGTTACTTGGAAC TGGTGCTTTCTCTGAAGTACGTTTAGCAGAAAGTAAAGAGAAGCCTGGACAAATGTTTGCTGTGAAAATCATTGATAAGAAAGCGTTAAAGGGAAAGGAAGACTCtttagaaaatgaaattagAGTATTACGAAG GTTAACGCATCCAAATATTGTTCaattattggaaacatttgaagATAAACATAAGGTTTATTTAGTTATGGAGTT GGTTACTGGTGGAGAACTGTTTGATAGAATTGTAGAAAAAGGTTCTTACACAGAGAAAGATGCATCGGGTTTAATAAGACAGGTTCTTGAAGCTGTGGATTATATGCATGATCAGGGTGTCGTGCATAGGGATTTAAAACCTGAAAACCTTTTATATTATAGTCCTGATGAAGATAGTAAGATCATGATTAGTGATTTTGGTTTATCGAAAATGGAAGATTCTGGTATTATGGCAACTGCTTGTGGTACTCCTGGATACGTTg CACCGGAGGTGTTAGCACAAAAACCATATGGGAAAGCTGTTGATGTATGGAGCATAGGagttatttcttatattttgttGTGTGGATATCCACCGTTTTATGATGAAAATGATGTTAACCTGtttgcacaaattttgaaag GTGAATTTGAATTTGATTCACCGTACTGGGACGATATCAGCGACTCTGCGAAGGATTTCATTCACAAGTTGATGTGCGTCAACGTTGAAGAGCGTTTCACTTGCAAACAGGCCCTTGCACATCCTTG GATTTCCGGCAACGCAGCCAGCAATAAAAATATCCACG GCTCCGTAGGAAAGTCTTCCTCTTCTCTCATGGTTGCAGCAAGCCTACCACGCAGCCACGGTCATACGTCAAATGCAACGACTGGCGCTCAGCAGCGGCCAGCAGCAGCAGGGCCCAGGATCAACAGGCCCCTCCAGCGGCAACCCTACGCCATACCCCGATCAATCGCAATCCAACCCCAGTCATCAACCCAGATCAGTGGAGCCTCAGATCAATCTCAATTGAAGCAAACATGCGAGCCACCAATGCCCGTGTCAAGCTTGGTGGCTTCAAATCCTCCTCCCATTCCGATCAGTCCAAATTCACCGTTATACTTACGCAACAAACGCTTCAAGCTGTGGGGTAGCACACACACTGCTCTGTCTACACTTTTTCAAACGAACGTATCGTATCTTAGAAAGCAAAGAAAGTATAAGAAAAGCTGA
- the CaMKI gene encoding calcium/calmodulin-dependent protein kinase I isoform X3: protein MPLFGKKDSNKKIKKDGKDDKSPSVEDKYVLKELLGTGAFSEVRLAESKEKPGQMFAVKIIDKKALKGKEDSLENEIRVLRRLTHPNIVQLLETFEDKHKVYLVMELVTGGELFDRIVEKGSYTEKDASGLIRQVLEAVDYMHDQGVVHRDLKPENLLYYSPDEDSKIMISDFGLSKMEDSGIMATACGTPGYVAPEVLAQKPYGKAVDVWSIGVISYILLCGYPPFYDENDVNLFAQILKGTTFRIDKHMQLFINLKFSFLR from the exons ATGCCGCTCTTCGGTAAAAAAGATTCGAATAAGAAGATCAAAAAGGATGGGAAAGATGATAAATCACCGTCTGTCGAGGATAAATACGTCCTCAAGGAGTTACTTGGAAC TGGTGCTTTCTCTGAAGTACGTTTAGCAGAAAGTAAAGAGAAGCCTGGACAAATGTTTGCTGTGAAAATCATTGATAAGAAAGCGTTAAAGGGAAAGGAAGACTCtttagaaaatgaaattagAGTATTACGAAG GTTAACGCATCCAAATATTGTTCaattattggaaacatttgaagATAAACATAAGGTTTATTTAGTTATGGAGTT GGTTACTGGTGGAGAACTGTTTGATAGAATTGTAGAAAAAGGTTCTTACACAGAGAAAGATGCATCGGGTTTAATAAGACAGGTTCTTGAAGCTGTGGATTATATGCATGATCAGGGTGTCGTGCATAGGGATTTAAAACCTGAAAACCTTTTATATTATAGTCCTGATGAAGATAGTAAGATCATGATTAGTGATTTTGGTTTATCGAAAATGGAAGATTCTGGTATTATGGCAACTGCTTGTGGTACTCCTGGATACGTTg CACCGGAGGTGTTAGCACAAAAACCATATGGGAAAGCTGTTGATGTATGGAGCATAGGagttatttcttatattttgttGTGTGGATATCCACCGTTTTATGATGAAAATGATGTTAACCTGtttgcacaaattttgaaag GTACTACGTTTAGGATCGACAAGCACATGCAGCTGTTcattaacttgaaattttcatttttaag GTGA
- the CaMKI gene encoding calcium/calmodulin-dependent protein kinase I isoform X2: protein MPLFGKKDSNKKIKKDGKDDKSPSVEDKYVLKELLGTGAFSEVRLAESKEKPGQMFAVKIIDKKALKGKEDSLENEIRVLRRLTHPNIVQLLETFEDKHKVYLVMELVTGGELFDRIVEKGSYTEKDASGLIRQVLEAVDYMHDQGVVHRDLKPENLLYYSPDEDSKIMISDFGLSKMEDSGIMATACGTPGYVAPEVLAQKPYGKAVDVWSIGVISYILLCGYPPFYDENDVNLFAQILKGEFEFDSPYWDDISDSAKDFIHKLMCVNVEERFTCKQALAHPWISGNAASNKNIHGTVSEQLRKNFAKSRWKQAYHAATVIRQMQRLALSSGQQQQGPGSTGPSSGNPTPYPDQSQSNPSHQPRSVEPQINLN, encoded by the exons ATGCCGCTCTTCGGTAAAAAAGATTCGAATAAGAAGATCAAAAAGGATGGGAAAGATGATAAATCACCGTCTGTCGAGGATAAATACGTCCTCAAGGAGTTACTTGGAAC TGGTGCTTTCTCTGAAGTACGTTTAGCAGAAAGTAAAGAGAAGCCTGGACAAATGTTTGCTGTGAAAATCATTGATAAGAAAGCGTTAAAGGGAAAGGAAGACTCtttagaaaatgaaattagAGTATTACGAAG GTTAACGCATCCAAATATTGTTCaattattggaaacatttgaagATAAACATAAGGTTTATTTAGTTATGGAGTT GGTTACTGGTGGAGAACTGTTTGATAGAATTGTAGAAAAAGGTTCTTACACAGAGAAAGATGCATCGGGTTTAATAAGACAGGTTCTTGAAGCTGTGGATTATATGCATGATCAGGGTGTCGTGCATAGGGATTTAAAACCTGAAAACCTTTTATATTATAGTCCTGATGAAGATAGTAAGATCATGATTAGTGATTTTGGTTTATCGAAAATGGAAGATTCTGGTATTATGGCAACTGCTTGTGGTACTCCTGGATACGTTg CACCGGAGGTGTTAGCACAAAAACCATATGGGAAAGCTGTTGATGTATGGAGCATAGGagttatttcttatattttgttGTGTGGATATCCACCGTTTTATGATGAAAATGATGTTAACCTGtttgcacaaattttgaaag GTGAATTTGAATTTGATTCACCGTACTGGGACGATATCAGCGACTCTGCGAAGGATTTCATTCACAAGTTGATGTGCGTCAACGTTGAAGAGCGTTTCACTTGCAAACAGGCCCTTGCACATCCTTG GATTTCCGGCAACGCAGCCAGCAATAAAAATATCCACGGTACTGTATCGGAACAACTTAGAAAGAACTTCGCCAAATCAAGGTGGAAG CAAGCCTACCACGCAGCCACGGTCATACGTCAAATGCAACGACTGGCGCTCAGCAGCGGCCAGCAGCAGCAGGGCCCAGGATCAACAGGCCCCTCCAGCGGCAACCCTACGCCATACCCCGATCAATCGCAATCCAACCCCAGTCATCAACCCAGATCAGTGGAGCCTCAGATCAATCTCAATTGA
- the SH3PX1 gene encoding sorting nexin 33-like protein SH3PX1, translated as MEGHQVIALYDFTGEAGTSELSITAGEVLTVMRDNVGDGWCEGFNQSGKSGLFPAAYVQIYESATTASNTMTTSQQSSGDYWDDDWDDDSEVGQTQAYVPPQQQQQSHMIQLSQQHSIDYGDTVSSQIIHSVIPERPIPNIPKKNNKFSTLIKSGEDSFLLGMRVPNVPESEKIFIEEIDGGHCRWVPRGESYNCAVTSPKKESKLKGLKSFTVYQLTPTFNNIQVSRRYKHFDWLHERLEEKYCFIPIPPLPDKQISGRYEEQFIEHRRTQLQEFVDYVCRHPILARSRVWEHFITCTDEKKWKAGKRQAEKDELLGVNYFNAVQCPETNLDVIKVEIQTDAFSRFISGLDPVVKNFMAMAVDQTKKHQVLYKREFQKIGQSFSALSHALESDDSSRGKLTYALKVTGDAYNDIGRLYEEQPKFDWEPLSDKFHIYRGIISSFPDVINIHKTAVQKRKDCERLVSEHKMEPQQLRDLSHRTDIIARTVLAEETHFQTEKEIHLTQAMKNHLAEQIMFYQKIVDRLREALNAYES; from the exons ATGGAGGGTCACCAG GTAATAGCGCTGTATGACTTTACAGGAGAGGCTGGAACATCAGAGTTGTCTATTACAGCAGGAGAAGTATTAACTGTCATGAGAGATAATGTGGGTGATGGATGGTGTGAAGGTTTTAATCAGAGTGGAAAATCTGGGTTATTTCCAGCAGCATACGTTCAGATTTATGAATCTGCAACAACAGCTTCAA ATACTATGACAACATCTCAACAGAGTTCTGGAGATTATTGGGACGATGATTGGGATGACGATTCTGAAGTTGGTCAGACACAGGCGTATGTTCCTccacaacaacagcaacaatcGCACATGATACAACTATCTCAGCAACATAGTATTGATTATGGAGATACAGTTTCTTCACAAATTATTCATTCCGTGATACCTGAAAGGCCTATACCTAATATaccaaagaaaaataataaattttctacgtTAATAAAGTCTGGTGAAGATAGCTTTTTATTAGGAATGAGGGTACCAAATGTTCCTGAaagtgaaaaaatatttattgaggAAATTGATGGAGGACATTGTAGATGGGTTCCAAGAGGGGAATCTTATAATTGTGCAGTAACGTCTCCCAAAAAGGAATCCAAACTAAAGGGTCTTAAAAGTTTCACAGTTTATCAACTTACACCTACG TTTAACAATATTCAAGTTTCAAGAAGATACAAACATTTTGATTGGTTACACGAACGTTTGGAAGAGAAATATTGCTTTATTCCTATTCCACCTTTGCCAGATAAGCAAATATCAGGGAGATATGAAGAACAATTTATTGAACATCGACGTACGCAACTCCAAGAGTTTGTTGATTATGTTTGTAGGCATCCTATACTAGCACGTAGTCGCGTCTGGGAACATTTTATAACTTGTACAGATGAGAAAAAATGGAAAGCTGGAAAAAGGCAAGCCGAAAAGGATGAACTATTAggtgtaaattattttaatgctgTTCAATGTCCTGAAACAAATTTGGATGTTATAAAAGTAGAAATTCAGACGGATGCTTTCAGTAGATTCATAAGTGGGTTAGACCCGGTAGTTAAGAATTTTATGGCTATGGCAGTTGACCAAACGAAAAAACATCAAGTTCTCTATAAAagggaatttcaaaaaattggtCAGAGCTTTAGTGCGTTAAGTCACGCATTAGaaagcgacgatagtagtcgggGGAAATTAACTTATGCCCTAAAAGTAACAGGAGATGCTTATAATGATATAGGTAGATTATATGAAGAGCAACCTAAGTTCGATTGGGAACCTCTTTCTGATAAGTTCCATATTTATAGAGGGATTATCAGTAGTTTCCCAGATGTGATAAATATACACAAG ACTGCTGTGCAAAAACGAAAAGATTGCGAAAGATTAGTAAGTGAACACAAAATGGAACCGCAACAATTACGAGACCTTTCTCATCGAACAGATATAATAGCGCGGACTGTCCTTGCTGAAGAAACGCATTTTCAAACAGAAAAAGAAATTCATTTAACTCAAGCCATGAAAAATCATCTTGCAGAGCAAATTATGTTCTATCAAAAGATTGTAGATAGATTGCGAGAAGCATTAAATGCTTATGAAAGCTAA